Genomic segment of Candidatus Nanopelagicales bacterium:
GTGGAGTGCGTTGACCTGTGGCAGTTGCATGCGTGGGATCCGTGGACGCCGATCGAGGAGACGTTGGCAGCCATCGACGTCGCTGTCAGTTCGGGCAAGGTGCGCTACGTCGGGGTATCGAATTACGCGGGTTGGCAAGTCGCCTACGCGGCCACACTCGCCAAAGCCGCGCACCAGTTGCCCATCGTCGCGTCCCAGTCGGAGTATTCGCTGTTGCAGCGGGGAATCGAGCGCGAGGTCGTGCCCGCCTGCCAGCACCTCGGACTCGGCGTACTGCCGTGGTCGCCGTTGGGTCGGGGCGTATTGACCGGCAAGTACCGGACCGGAACGCCGGCGGAGTCCCGCGGAGCCAATCCGACGTTTGCCACCTTCGTGCAGCCCTACCTCGGTGATTCCTCGCGTCGCGTAGTGGACGCGGTCTGCACGGCAGCGCAGGGCCTGGACGTGCAACCACTGGAGGTTGCGCTGGCGTGGGTGCGTGATCAGCCGGGCGTGGTTGCCCCGATCTTGGGTGCCCGCACCGCCGCGCAGCTGACCACGGCGCTGGCCGCCGATTCGGTGGATATCCCAGACGCGGTGCGCGACGCCCTCGATGACGTGTCAAGTCCCGAGCGTGGCTACCCGGAGTTCGGGTGGAATCAGCGGTAGGAAAGTCCTCATGCACGGTTAGGCTGCAAGCAGCGACCGGAGGTTTCGACAGTGACCCGATTCTCTGATGTGACTCGGCAAGGCCGGGACAAGCGAGTGCAGTGGGAGACGCGCGAGATCACGATGCCCGCCCAGACAACCCGGCAGGAAGCCAAAACCATGCTCACCGAGTACGCCGAGTACGGCCATTGGGAACTGGCACGGCTTCGGCTCTATCGAGACGGA
This window contains:
- a CDS encoding aldo/keto reductase; the protein is MEQRALGTSGLRVGRLALGTMTWGRDTDEHEAREQVEALLEAGGNLIDTADVYADGAAERLLGRLLAEENRRDSVVLATKAVSRPGSERRFDASRKHLLDSLDGSLRRLGVECVDLWQLHAWDPWTPIEETLAAIDVAVSSGKVRYVGVSNYAGWQVAYAATLAKAAHQLPIVASQSEYSLLQRGIEREVVPACQHLGLGVLPWSPLGRGVLTGKYRTGTPAESRGANPTFATFVQPYLGDSSRRVVDAVCTAAQGLDVQPLEVALAWVRDQPGVVAPILGARTAAQLTTALAADSVDIPDAVRDALDDVSSPERGYPEFGWNQR